One window of the Candidatus Zixiibacteriota bacterium genome contains the following:
- the gspE gene encoding general secretory pathway component, cryptic (Evidence 2b : Function from indirect experimental evidences (e.g. phenotypes); Product type t : transporter): MSAELGAMLVKAGKISSEQLEQALALVKEKKGKFEQVLVTIGAVASEEEITTFVGKQLNMGTLRLSDVELNPEIVKLIPLDIARKFNVIAVSRLGKNLIVAISDPNNIYVLDAVKFITGCAIQPVISPEKAIQKAIESYYKDENAFSQIVKGLEDESGLEVVSAEEEGPSEADLQSAIQDKPLVKLVDSIITDAIRMGASDIHFESYEKRIRVRFRVDGDLREMAPIPYKYRAAIVSRIKVMADLDISERRLPQDGRIKIKLKERTVDLRVSVLPTIFGEKVVLRILDPMALNVDLTKLGFNQASLKRFDKAIHLPYGIILVTGPTGSGKTTTLYSALKTINTVDVNIMTAEDPVEFNFDGINQVLVKSEIGLTFAAALRSFLRQDPDIVMVGEIRDGETAEIAIRAALTGHLVFSTLHTNDAPSSINRLIDMGVPNYLVASATRLIMAQRMVRKICQSCKEEHAITDEQMKAFGVPEDVAKAAKAFKGKGCTDCNGTGLAGRCGIFEVMPITASIERLILARASDTEIREEAIKEGMYTLRMAAIEKMTQGIISIEEVFAITS; the protein is encoded by the coding sequence ATGTCGGCCGAATTAGGTGCGATGCTGGTCAAGGCCGGGAAAATCAGTTCCGAACAATTGGAACAGGCCCTGGCTCTGGTCAAGGAGAAAAAAGGAAAATTCGAGCAGGTCCTGGTGACCATCGGGGCCGTGGCTTCCGAAGAGGAAATCACGACTTTCGTCGGAAAGCAGCTCAACATGGGGACATTGCGTCTATCCGATGTTGAACTCAATCCCGAAATCGTCAAATTGATTCCCCTCGATATTGCCCGGAAATTCAATGTCATCGCCGTTTCCCGTCTCGGGAAAAATTTGATTGTCGCGATTTCCGATCCCAACAATATCTATGTTCTGGACGCGGTCAAGTTCATTACCGGCTGCGCCATACAGCCGGTCATTTCCCCGGAGAAGGCCATCCAGAAGGCCATTGAATCATATTATAAAGACGAAAATGCCTTCTCCCAGATTGTCAAAGGACTGGAGGACGAATCGGGGTTGGAGGTCGTCTCCGCCGAAGAAGAGGGACCGTCGGAGGCCGATCTGCAATCGGCGATTCAGGATAAACCGCTGGTCAAACTGGTTGATTCGATTATTACCGACGCCATCCGTATGGGGGCGTCGGATATTCATTTCGAATCATACGAAAAGCGGATCCGGGTTCGCTTCCGCGTCGACGGTGATTTGCGGGAAATGGCGCCGATTCCGTACAAATATCGGGCCGCTATCGTTTCCCGAATCAAAGTCATGGCCGACCTCGATATTTCCGAGCGCCGGCTTCCTCAGGACGGGCGCATCAAGATCAAGTTAAAAGAACGTACCGTCGATCTTCGTGTATCGGTCCTTCCGACCATTTTCGGGGAGAAGGTGGTGCTTCGTATTCTCGATCCGATGGCCCTCAATGTCGATTTGACCAAACTGGGTTTCAATCAGGCGTCATTGAAGCGGTTCGATAAGGCGATTCATTTGCCGTACGGCATTATTCTGGTGACCGGGCCGACCGGTTCCGGTAAGACCACCACCCTTTATTCGGCCTTGAAGACCATCAATACCGTTGATGTCAATATCATGACAGCCGAGGACCCGGTGGAGTTCAATTTTGACGGTATCAATCAGGTGCTGGTGAAATCGGAAATCGGTCTGACTTTCGCCGCCGCCCTTCGATCCTTCCTGCGGCAGGACCCGGATATCGTCATGGTCGGAGAGATTCGTGACGGGGAGACGGCGGAAATCGCCATTCGCGCCGCTCTTACGGGGCACCTGGTCTTTTCCACACTGCATACCAACGATGCTCCGTCGTCGATCAACCGCTTGATCGATATGGGCGTTCCCAATTACCTGGTGGCGTCGGCCACCCGCCTGATCATGGCGCAGCGTATGGTGCGGAAAATCTGCCAATCGTGCAAAGAGGAGCACGCCATCACCGATGAACAGATGAAGGCTTTCGGGGTCCCCGAAGACGTGGCCAAGGCCGCCAAGGCTTTTAAAGGGAAAGGATGCACTGATTGCAACGGCACCGGTCTGGCCGGGCGATGCGGTATTTTTGAAGTTATGCCGATAACCGCCTCCATTGAGCGTCTGATTCTGGCCCGGGCTTCCGACACGGAAATCCGGGAAGAGGCGATCAAGGAAGGGATGTATACTCTGAGAATGGCGGCGATCGAGAAGATGACCCAGGGAATTATCTCGATCGAGGAAGTCTTTGCCATAACCTCTTAG
- a CDS encoding Roadblock/LC7 family protein → MNDDSLIIYEEEIEKIDSIMARMLKGAEAKCALLVDKDGHLITRQGFTHSLDTTALAALLAGSFASTKEIARLVGESEFSVLFHQGKKDHIHMSLVGDRSILAVIFDDRTTIGMVRLYAKETAIELGKIFASLVARNQTGGATLSDEFAATAGDKLDDIFQD, encoded by the coding sequence GTGAACGATGACAGCCTTATAATATATGAAGAGGAAATCGAGAAGATTGACTCGATAATGGCCCGCATGCTCAAGGGAGCGGAGGCCAAATGTGCCCTTTTGGTCGACAAAGACGGCCATCTGATCACGCGCCAGGGATTCACGCACTCGCTGGATACAACGGCGCTGGCGGCCCTTCTGGCCGGCTCCTTTGCGTCCACGAAGGAAATCGCGCGCCTGGTCGGAGAATCGGAATTTTCCGTGCTGTTTCACCAGGGTAAGAAGGATCATATCCATATGTCTCTGGTCGGGGACCGTTCCATTCTGGCCGTCATTTTCGATGATCGGACGACGATCGGAATGGTACGTCTCTACGCCAAAGAAACGGCGATTGAGCTGGGCAAAATATTCGCGTCGCTCGTAGCGCGGAATCAAACCGGAGGGGCGACCCTTTCGGATGAATTCGCCGCTACCGCCGGGGACAAGTTAGACGATATTTTCCAGGATTAG
- a CDS encoding Mutual gliding-motility protein MglA (modular protein), protein MVSINYATREVTCKIVYYGPGLSGKTTNLIYVHNKVPATTRGKMISLATEADRTLYFDFLPINIGTINGFAAKFQLYTVPGQVYYNATRKLVLRGVDGLVFVADSQAEKMDENIESLTNLKENLEEYGYNINEIPIVIQYNKRDLPGVLTVEELQAKLNPMGWKCFEGEAVGGRGVFDTLKMIIKLVLDKAKSGKSASAASPAKEPVAVAAQASMESPAESAPPVEEQTPVTAPAEMQSPSPEPPPVRQPAYRPPAEDRVPDDEYSDQEDKIEHNTLREEKATEPAVQYAGASEIPPDQEEEGMADGGVSRPFPGSTSSRVLRRDRRITVSDFQPAGREEEGQGVRSHFSQSDGRASLNMPTPHMAPSQRIVKKKPGFFKRLFGIK, encoded by the coding sequence ATGGTTTCAATAAATTACGCCACAAGGGAAGTGACCTGCAAAATTGTCTACTATGGACCGGGTCTTTCGGGCAAGACCACGAATCTGATTTATGTGCATAATAAGGTTCCGGCGACGACCCGCGGCAAGATGATATCATTGGCAACGGAAGCGGATCGGACCCTTTATTTTGACTTTCTCCCGATCAATATTGGGACCATTAACGGTTTTGCGGCGAAATTCCAATTATATACCGTTCCGGGACAGGTTTACTATAACGCCACCCGGAAACTGGTTCTTCGGGGAGTTGACGGACTTGTGTTTGTCGCCGACAGTCAGGCCGAGAAGATGGACGAAAACATCGAATCGCTGACCAATCTCAAGGAAAATCTTGAGGAGTACGGCTACAATATAAATGAAATACCGATTGTGATTCAATATAATAAGCGCGATCTCCCCGGGGTGCTCACGGTGGAGGAATTACAGGCCAAGTTGAATCCGATGGGGTGGAAATGTTTCGAGGGCGAAGCGGTCGGCGGGCGCGGCGTATTTGACACCCTGAAGATGATAATCAAATTGGTTTTGGACAAAGCCAAGTCCGGTAAGAGCGCCAGCGCCGCCTCTCCGGCCAAGGAACCGGTCGCAGTTGCGGCCCAGGCCTCGATGGAGTCTCCGGCTGAGTCAGCACCGCCCGTGGAAGAGCAGACGCCTGTTACTGCTCCTGCCGAAATGCAATCCCCGTCGCCCGAGCCGCCGCCGGTCCGTCAGCCAGCATATCGACCCCCGGCAGAAGATAGGGTTCCTGATGATGAATATTCGGATCAGGAAGATAAAATCGAGCACAATACTCTTCGGGAGGAGAAAGCAACGGAACCTGCCGTGCAATATGCGGGGGCGTCGGAAATTCCGCCGGATCAGGAAGAAGAGGGAATGGCCGACGGTGGAGTGTCGCGTCCTTTCCCGGGTTCGACCAGTTCCCGCGTTCTGCGGCGCGACCGCCGGATAACGGTTTCTGATTTTCAGCCGGCCGGCCGGGAAGAGGAAGGGCAGGGTGTTCGGAGTCATTTTTCACAGAGTGACGGACGGGCCTCGTTGAACATGCCGACTCCGCATATGGCGCCGTCACAGCGGATAGTGAAAAAGAAACCGGGCTTTTTTAAACGTTTATTCGGAATCAAATAA
- a CDS encoding conserved hypothetical protein (Evidence 4 : Unknown function but conserved in other organisms), giving the protein MYQILEELNKTSGITGSMIVGNDGIVIAADLDTSFEEETVGALAASITTNIQKSLDRLQQTPLSQVTIEATTGKLFFTDAGIGILVVTAEKDVNIGLIRLEIKNAVSRIGAGN; this is encoded by the coding sequence ATGTATCAAATACTTGAAGAATTGAACAAGACTTCCGGGATCACGGGCTCGATGATAGTCGGCAATGACGGCATCGTTATCGCCGCCGATCTGGATACTTCTTTTGAAGAGGAAACCGTGGGCGCTCTGGCGGCCTCAATCACCACGAACATTCAGAAGTCTCTGGATCGTCTGCAACAAACGCCGCTGAGTCAGGTGACGATCGAGGCCACGACCGGGAAGCTGTTTTTCACCGACGCGGGAATCGGTATCCTGGTGGTCACGGCGGAGAAAGATGTCAATATTGGTTTAATCCGCCTGGAGATAAAAAATGCCGTTTCGAGAATCGGCGCCGGCAATTAA
- a CDS encoding membrane hypothetical protein (Evidence 5 : Unknown function), with protein MELTGKNGLWVLLMSSLLIVIPMVIFPARLGMSLATGSFVYSAIEIGFYGIVLFLFRPRTTLLQLLQGAGLTFLYRIILGTVLGVLIALMYNVGFTVALTLGVSRYLPAILLQIAGAPFAIRPIYMAIIGGDVEKRKHYIKEYRTANAPRSEAVRPQKARHDFRPSPAADSPAPKSDISIGSDINGFERAVRYLGEHHAVMVAAVIDLEGLTVAAYRRGNFDPAIWAPLSLMFDSSHRQILDRTGESGQPTRFDLTFGTRRLTVARTNEFDLMVLANHEEDDLLGIRITQALDIIRKYRSERYGHLQPSGTEEKYVSNT; from the coding sequence ATGGAACTAACAGGCAAAAACGGTCTCTGGGTGCTTTTGATGTCGAGCCTCCTGATTGTGATACCGATGGTTATTTTTCCGGCACGATTGGGAATGAGTCTCGCCACCGGTTCGTTTGTCTATTCGGCCATTGAAATAGGCTTTTATGGTATTGTACTGTTTCTTTTTCGGCCGCGGACGACTCTTCTGCAACTGCTTCAGGGGGCAGGTCTGACCTTTCTTTACCGTATCATTCTCGGCACGGTGCTTGGGGTATTGATTGCCCTGATGTATAATGTCGGGTTTACGGTCGCTCTGACCCTGGGAGTGTCCCGGTATCTACCGGCGATACTGCTGCAGATAGCGGGGGCGCCGTTTGCGATTCGCCCGATTTATATGGCGATCATCGGCGGTGACGTGGAAAAGCGAAAACATTATATCAAGGAATACCGGACCGCCAATGCACCCCGGTCCGAAGCGGTCCGTCCCCAGAAGGCACGGCATGACTTTCGGCCATCACCGGCGGCGGACAGCCCGGCGCCGAAATCGGATATTTCGATCGGGTCCGATATCAACGGTTTTGAAAGAGCAGTCCGCTATCTGGGCGAACACCACGCCGTAATGGTTGCCGCCGTAATCGATCTCGAGGGTCTCACCGTGGCGGCGTACCGGCGGGGCAATTTCGATCCGGCGATCTGGGCGCCGCTTTCTCTCATGTTTGATTCTTCGCACCGCCAGATTCTCGACCGGACCGGGGAAAGCGGACAACCAACCCGCTTTGACCTGACTTTCGGAACGAGAAGGCTGACGGTGGCGCGTACGAATGAGTTTGACCTGATGGTTCTGGCGAATCATGAAGAGGATGACCTCCTGGGCATCAGAATCACGCAGGCTCTGGATATAATTAGAAAATACAGATCCGAACGCTACGGCCATTTGCAGCCGTCAGGCACGGAGGAGAAATATGTATCAAATACTTGA
- a CDS encoding putative TPR protein (Evidence 3 : Putative function from multiple computational evidences), which yields MALVAELDDRIAKCNKILEENPNSQIFAALAEAYRKKGELEKAFRSCQNGLRIHPNYGSAHMVMAKINFDKGLFDWAEMEVNKAVELDGHSHATDLLLAEIYIYKGEFARATKILDRLHSADRNNQQILKLLEIARKLPLEASPKSPTVGAISAATTEAPRPETKESAPDIKSAEKISMGEFLDSLFAITGVDGILLLNREGLVADSRWEEKQAADEFGAVAGEIERIIRTQLESSPFGKYESILLEADDIIINILSLKESLLLIKANKRINLGTMRLKMVSLLGKLDSDMSQI from the coding sequence ATGGCTCTTGTTGCTGAACTGGACGACAGAATAGCCAAGTGTAATAAAATCTTGGAAGAAAATCCTAATTCCCAGATTTTTGCCGCTCTGGCCGAAGCGTATCGTAAGAAGGGTGAATTGGAGAAGGCCTTCCGTTCCTGCCAGAATGGTCTTCGGATTCATCCCAATTATGGATCGGCGCATATGGTTATGGCCAAAATAAACTTTGACAAAGGGCTGTTCGATTGGGCCGAAATGGAAGTTAATAAGGCGGTTGAACTGGACGGACACAGCCATGCCACCGATCTGCTCTTGGCCGAGATTTATATTTATAAAGGCGAGTTTGCCCGGGCGACCAAGATTCTGGACCGCCTTCACTCCGCCGACCGTAATAATCAGCAGATATTAAAATTGCTGGAAATTGCCCGGAAATTGCCTCTGGAAGCATCGCCGAAAAGCCCGACGGTCGGCGCCATCTCTGCGGCAACCACGGAAGCGCCCCGGCCGGAAACGAAGGAGAGCGCACCGGACATTAAGTCCGCCGAGAAGATTTCGATGGGCGAATTTCTCGATTCCCTGTTTGCCATAACCGGAGTCGACGGTATTCTTCTCCTTAATCGAGAGGGACTGGTGGCCGATTCGCGCTGGGAGGAAAAACAGGCGGCCGATGAATTTGGAGCCGTGGCAGGCGAAATTGAAAGAATAATAAGGACGCAGCTGGAATCGTCACCATTCGGAAAGTATGAAAGTATTTTGCTGGAAGCGGATGATATTATCATAAATATTCTATCATTGAAAGAAAGCCTGCTGCTTATTAAAGCCAATAAGCGGATCAATCTCGGAACGATGCGTCTCAAAATGGTATCGCTTCTGGGAAAACTTGATTCCGATATGAGTCAGATATAA
- a CDS encoding membrane hypothetical protein (Evidence 5 : Unknown function) codes for MKSKIFKIASGLTAISLAVVRSAGANTGASGTFSVGAIVNLIVLVCAVIGLLWGIKVLSLVKGGLMSKGWQMFILGFGFLILAELVILAGKFHLAGVPDEIPAILYLLMAATWLAGINQTRKVLE; via the coding sequence ATGAAGTCAAAAATATTTAAAATAGCTTCAGGTTTGACGGCCATATCTCTGGCCGTAGTGAGGTCGGCCGGCGCCAATACCGGCGCGAGCGGGACTTTTTCAGTCGGGGCAATCGTTAATTTGATTGTTCTTGTATGCGCTGTCATCGGTCTTCTCTGGGGCATAAAAGTTCTTTCGCTGGTTAAGGGTGGATTAATGTCGAAGGGGTGGCAGATGTTCATATTGGGATTCGGATTCTTAATTCTGGCGGAACTGGTCATTCTGGCGGGCAAGTTTCATCTGGCGGGAGTCCCCGATGAAATTCCGGCAATTTTATATCTTCTGATGGCGGCGACCTGGCTGGCCGGGATAAATCAGACCCGAAAAGTACTGGAATAG
- a CDS encoding conserved hypothetical protein (Evidence 4 : Unknown function but conserved in other organisms) has translation MSLNGNLKTVSFPDILQLLATGKKTGILQVATSARQKEVAFREGNIIYASAINSTEDLLGNLLLKRGKLSKTDLERAIALHKQTGRQLGTTLVDMNLFDKEEVIECLKLQIEEIVYNLFSWQEGEFNFAEGVAPKKMPFQVELSTMNVIMEGTRRIDEWVEIQKVLPPDDIMLKLNPLPKVKRDEISLTLDEFRILALINGDRTLPELIETSPMGEFVTCRSIYKLIVGGLVQGAGKKAGKYEAEPENEEELVLSIIYALYNNCFYRIRTLVEGIVGDQNPMFAKYLSGFRSGFLVHFPGYDPQVDLGANFDKFYLEILKIPPSVRMHAVMSALENMLSNQLEYVFYFLGNGIYRQATGMVRKEISEPLALKRELVRRYQLDEIMINTVKKAERVVRLVKGAS, from the coding sequence ATGAGCCTGAATGGCAATTTAAAAACGGTATCGTTTCCGGATATACTGCAACTATTGGCAACCGGCAAGAAGACCGGCATTCTACAAGTGGCAACCTCAGCCCGCCAGAAGGAAGTTGCTTTCCGTGAGGGAAATATTATTTATGCGTCGGCCATCAATTCCACCGAGGACCTTCTCGGCAATCTCCTTTTAAAACGGGGGAAATTGTCCAAGACCGATCTGGAGCGGGCGATCGCTCTGCACAAGCAAACGGGACGACAGTTGGGCACGACCCTGGTCGATATGAACCTGTTCGATAAGGAAGAGGTTATCGAATGCCTTAAACTTCAGATCGAAGAGATCGTGTATAATCTTTTTTCCTGGCAGGAGGGGGAGTTTAATTTTGCCGAAGGGGTGGCCCCGAAAAAGATGCCGTTTCAAGTGGAACTGAGTACGATGAACGTAATTATGGAAGGAACGCGGCGAATCGATGAGTGGGTCGAAATACAGAAGGTGTTGCCGCCCGACGATATTATGCTCAAACTCAATCCTTTGCCCAAGGTCAAGCGGGACGAAATTTCCTTGACGCTTGATGAATTTCGAATTCTGGCCCTGATAAACGGGGATAGAACCCTTCCGGAATTGATTGAGACCTCGCCGATGGGCGAGTTCGTGACGTGCCGCTCCATTTATAAATTGATAGTCGGCGGGCTCGTACAGGGCGCCGGAAAGAAGGCCGGCAAATATGAAGCCGAGCCCGAAAATGAAGAAGAATTGGTATTATCGATAATTTATGCTTTATATAATAACTGCTTCTACCGTATCCGGACGCTGGTCGAAGGAATCGTGGGGGATCAGAACCCGATGTTCGCGAAATATCTTTCGGGGTTCCGATCGGGCTTTCTTGTGCATTTCCCCGGCTACGACCCGCAGGTGGATCTGGGGGCGAATTTCGACAAATTCTACCTGGAAATCCTCAAAATACCGCCATCGGTCCGGATGCATGCCGTTATGAGTGCCCTGGAAAATATGTTGAGTAATCAACTTGAATATGTTTTCTATTTCCTGGGGAACGGAATATATCGTCAGGCGACCGGCATGGTGAGAAAAGAAATCTCGGAACCGCTGGCCCTGAAACGGGAACTGGTGCGCAGATATCAGTTGGATGAAATTATGATCAATACCGTAAAAAAGGCGGAGAGAGTTGTAAGATTAGTGAAGGGTGCGTCATGA
- a CDS encoding membrane hypothetical protein (Evidence 5 : Unknown function), with translation MMSPPSKKYPALIALVGVVLGIVAADILGLPSWPYLFAAAGMFLVSFAAAASTRKLLAGATVILGLAFLSAFNYNFRFRAEPPGHISHFVDDNRKYTIYGTIDDWPDLKENRTDIIIRVDSLGRENNLYHTLGRLRLSLGTPSTRFQYGDRIIFEANLYSLKGNRNGSGFDYRRYLNLRGIFAAAYLPNQFSIQIDPVGRHNYRRLIGGIRNEIMETFQADLDSNSAALAGGFLIGETKNIAPRIYTLFRDSGTLHLLAVSGSNVALVVLVFSFLLRGSPLGPQKRTIFLLAVIILFSYLAYNQPSVVRAAVMAGLILLGKLFQRRIDYNNIIAATALVILIFRPTELFDVGFQLSFVTAWGLIFFMPRLSAPFKGLERSWKYKLLILPLSVCLIAQVVSMPLSAYYFNRVPLISFVSNLVIVPLVSLAVVGELLLLLAAMVHPYLALTAGGLLNVLLKLIITILEFFGTFGGTIKFDHQFPGALLILFYIFLVMLSYAIVSRNARKLALIYILIIANGGLIMGLSGRERAFEISVLPISNGYLAIVPSAPPLVILCQMPQREYSLADKVIIPNLNGLGIKKADLAVLSEDYQTVKEAVSLIDSFSIGRVYLPQLTRNRFLDQLQMRGTALKDDRIKFYSRVKYSTADNNSVTLSTHTILVKVDHVEIAFADDDYAGDNYDNPADDKPNLNVLIKPEIGDRDLWFKPNGERRPAESIICNKISGEIKAVLTTDYGSGRSSLPEVREMAQVGAIKIVIRNGRAELSN, from the coding sequence ATGATGTCGCCGCCGTCAAAAAAATATCCGGCTCTTATCGCTCTGGTTGGGGTCGTTCTCGGAATCGTTGCCGCCGACATTTTGGGATTACCATCCTGGCCCTATCTTTTTGCCGCAGCCGGGATGTTTCTGGTTTCCTTTGCTGCGGCGGCTTCCACCCGAAAGTTGCTGGCCGGAGCAACTGTCATTCTGGGATTGGCGTTCCTCTCGGCTTTTAACTACAATTTTCGTTTTCGGGCCGAGCCGCCGGGTCATATCAGCCACTTTGTCGACGACAATCGGAAATATACGATTTACGGGACCATCGATGACTGGCCCGACTTGAAAGAAAACCGGACCGATATTATTATCAGGGTCGATTCCCTGGGGCGCGAAAATAATCTCTATCATACTCTCGGGCGGCTGCGATTGAGTCTGGGCACGCCGTCGACACGCTTTCAATACGGTGACCGGATCATTTTTGAGGCCAATCTGTATTCTCTGAAAGGGAACCGGAACGGCTCGGGATTCGATTATCGGCGATATCTCAATCTCAGGGGCATTTTTGCGGCGGCCTATCTACCCAATCAATTTTCCATCCAGATCGATCCGGTCGGAAGGCACAATTACCGGCGCCTTATCGGCGGTATCCGGAACGAAATAATGGAGACCTTTCAAGCCGATCTGGACAGCAATTCCGCCGCATTGGCGGGGGGATTTTTGATAGGTGAGACCAAGAACATTGCACCGCGGATTTACACCCTGTTCCGCGATTCCGGAACGCTGCATCTTCTGGCGGTTTCCGGCTCCAACGTAGCGCTGGTAGTGCTGGTTTTTTCTTTTTTGCTTCGCGGATCACCTCTGGGCCCACAAAAACGGACGATCTTCTTATTGGCGGTAATCATTCTGTTTTCTTATTTGGCCTATAATCAGCCCTCGGTGGTGCGGGCGGCGGTAATGGCAGGATTAATTTTGCTCGGGAAATTGTTTCAGCGCAGGATAGATTATAATAATATTATCGCCGCAACCGCTCTGGTAATTCTGATCTTCCGGCCGACGGAATTGTTCGATGTCGGATTCCAATTATCGTTCGTTACGGCGTGGGGGCTGATATTCTTCATGCCGCGACTTTCGGCTCCATTCAAAGGATTAGAGCGGTCCTGGAAATATAAATTATTGATTTTGCCCTTATCGGTTTGTCTAATTGCGCAGGTGGTTTCGATGCCGCTTTCGGCCTATTATTTTAATCGCGTGCCGCTTATTTCCTTTGTTTCCAATTTAGTAATTGTGCCCCTGGTTTCGCTCGCGGTGGTCGGGGAGCTGCTTCTATTGCTGGCCGCGATGGTGCATCCGTATCTTGCCCTTACGGCGGGGGGACTCCTCAATGTTCTTCTTAAACTCATTATTACTATACTGGAATTTTTCGGGACTTTCGGCGGTACCATAAAATTCGACCATCAGTTCCCCGGAGCGCTGCTGATTCTGTTCTATATTTTTCTGGTGATGCTGTCATATGCAATTGTTTCAAGAAACGCCCGAAAACTGGCTCTCATTTATATTCTGATCATCGCCAACGGCGGTCTAATTATGGGATTGTCGGGTCGTGAGCGGGCTTTCGAAATATCAGTGTTGCCAATTTCAAACGGCTATTTGGCGATCGTGCCGTCGGCGCCGCCGCTTGTCATTTTGTGCCAGATGCCGCAGCGGGAATATTCTCTGGCGGACAAAGTGATAATCCCAAATTTGAACGGTCTGGGAATCAAAAAAGCCGATTTGGCAGTTTTGTCCGAAGACTATCAGACAGTGAAAGAGGCAGTCAGTTTGATCGATTCGTTTTCGATCGGGCGGGTCTATTTGCCACAGCTGACGCGGAACCGATTTCTGGATCAACTCCAGATGCGAGGGACAGCATTAAAGGATGATCGGATAAAATTCTATTCGAGGGTAAAGTATAGTACAGCCGATAATAACAGCGTAACCCTAAGCACTCATACAATTTTGGTGAAGGTCGATCATGTAGAGATCGCCTTTGCCGACGACGATTACGCCGGGGACAATTATGATAACCCGGCCGATGACAAACCCAATCTTAATGTTTTGATCAAGCCGGAAATTGGCGACCGCGATTTGTGGTTTAAACCCAACGGCGAGAGGCGGCCCGCCGAATCAATTATATGCAACAAGATATCCGGGGAGATAAAAGCAGTTTTGACTACCGATTACGGCTCCGGCCGTTCCAGTTTGCCGGAGGTTCGAGAAATGGCGCAAGTCGGTGCTATCAAAATAGTTATACGAAACGGCCGGGCGGAGCTGTCAAATTGA